The Chitinophaga pinensis DSM 2588 region CTCTTTCACCGGCTACCCGGTAAGAGCCGGGATGGGCGACATCACCCAATACCGAGACCCTGAAATTGGCCACACGCGTCGATACATACGGGTTTCTGATCGTCTTGTTCAATTCCTGTGTAATGATGTCATTGATCTCTGAAGTCGTTTTGTCTTTTACATGCACTTTTCCTATCAGCGGCAGACTGACAAACCCGGCACTATCTACGATATAGCCGGGATCCATACCCTGCTGACTCATAGGAGTCGAGCTGACTGCAGTGGGATTCAGGATAAGTGAAATGTCTTTGTCGATCGTGGTAATGGTAATTTGTAAGATATCCCCAGGCTGTACTTTGAAGGATTGTAACCTGTTGGCGGTTTCAATTCCGTTAATTTTCTCCAGATCATTGAAATAGGTGATTTTTTTGGTGTTGACACAGCCTGTAAGAAGGGCCGAGGCAATAAATAACAGTAAATGGATTCTAGCTATCATATTCGATTTTGATTAATAAAAACAAGGTGATAACAGTAAGACGTTATTGGCACTATGTATTACGTGGTAATTTGATTGTTGACCGCAGTAACGGGCACCGGCGCAGGCTTCCTGAGCAGCCGCTTTCTGAATAGTTCCTGGATGGGAAGCTCAAAGTAATAATGAGTAAGTATACTTAGTGGAATCAATACAGCATAGAATATCAGCAGTGTAAGCGGTGAATGAAATACCTCCCTGCTGATGCCCAGCATATCTACCATGATGAAGAAGGTTACCATCAGGGGGAAATGTAGCAGGTACAATGCATAGCTGGCATTACCCAGTACCAGCATCCATTTTATTTTTAGTCCGCCCCTGGTCGTTTCCGTCAATGCAAGCGTCAGTATAGTGATAGGCGATATGATAGTGCGGAAGAAGGTATTACGCGACAGATTGAACAATGCAGTATGGAAGGCTTCATCTTTGCCGGGTAATAGGGTTTTCAGTAGTGGCATGGAGAAATCCCTGATGTAAGAAAATGCATATTCGCTCACGACAATGACCCAGAGGACAAAGGCAGCTATCGTCACCCCATTGGCGATACGACGCAGCTTTTTTTTCTCCACCATCCATGCATAGATGTGATAGGTGAGTCCGCCGAGAAAGAAGGAATAAATACCTTGTCCGATCATGGAATAGATATACTGTATTACCGCGCCGGCCACGATCATGGCAACAATCAGCCCTTTGTTGCGATGGAGTTTTCTCCACGCAATCAGGAAGAAGAGCAGGTACAGCAGCAGTTCTACTGATACAGACCAGGAAGGACCATTGAATCCGTTCAGTGCAGGCGTCTTCTCAAATCCCCAGCTGTGTATTACCAGGAAGTTGAGCAGGAAGTGGTAGGTGTCATTGTTCTGAATGATAAAGGTATGTCCGTTCATGCTGAACATGACATACTGTATCAACGCAATGGCGATCAGTGTAAGCAGGTGAACAGGATACAGTCGCGTAATCCTGTAACACATGAAATTGCCAAAAGGTGTTTTTCTGTCCGCGATTTTATCAGCGTAAAACCAGAAGAAGATGAATCCGGATAACAGGAAGAAGAGGTCCACCGCAAAGAAAGCGTGGTGGTAAAAAATTGATAGGAAGGGAAATAAAGGCAACCCAAGCTCTTCAAGCGGTTTGGTTTGCAGCGTCTGATCGGTATAAAAATAAAATTGCCAGTGGCACAGTACTACAATAAGAGCAGCAAAGCCTCTTATGGCATCCAGGCTGAAGAAGTATCTTGGTGAGGACGTGTTAGGAGTCATGGAATGGCTATCAGATAGAACAATAAAATTCCTTATAACGGCTGGGGGACCATTATGCAAATGAGAATTTTGCAGATTTTATTGATTATGCATTCGTAGACTCAAGCAAGTTAAATCAAAAATATCATATGCACAAAATTGCAAAAAAAAGATAAGCAGGCGGAACTACGCCTCTGTCATATTGAGTATCCGCAGAAGAGTCGCTAAACCGGATATGTTAGAAATTATTACGAAATGAACAATATTTATATTATTTCTGTATTTATGAGTTGACACATTTTCGGAGAGCACTCCGTTCACCTAACTCATACCATGTTTTTAATGAAACGAATGACGAAATTGGTTAATGTCCTGCACCATTTTTTGTATACCACCAGGAAAGCCCAGCAAACAGATCTTTTATTGTTAGGTACCCTGTTAGCCCGTCAGAACAAGGATCTGCCTGTGCTGGACAACATTGCAGCCGCCGAATTCAAAGTGTTTTCGCAAACGGGAGACGATGGTATTATTCAATACCTCATTAATAAAGTACATATACCTGAAACAACTTTTGTTGAATTCGGTGTGGAAAACTATGTTGAATCCAATACGCGTTTTCTGTTGAAGTATAATAACTGGTCGGGGATGGTGATTGATGGTTCTGAAAAGAGTATACGTTATATACAGTCTGACGATATTTATTATCAGCACGACCTGAAAGCAGTCAAGGCATTTATTACCACAGATAATATTAATGAATTGATCGGTTCGCAGGGATTGAAAGGAGAGATAGGATTATTATCGGTAGATATTGATGGTAATGATTATTGGGTGTGGAAGGCGATTAATATAGTTGACCCCGTTATCGTAGTAGCAGAATATAATAGTGTGTTTGGTATTGAGAAAGCCATTACCGTGCCCTACAAGCCGGACTTTGTCAGAGAGCGTGCGCACTACAGTCACCTGTATTTTGGCGCGTCGCTGAAAGCGCTGTGTATGCTGGCCGAAGAAAAAGGATATGCGTTTGTCGGATCCAATTCTATAGGTAATAATGCTTATTTTGTGAAAAAACATCGTCTGGGATTGCTGAAAGCACTTACACCTGAAGAAGGTTATGTATATTCCCGTTTCCGTGAAAGCCGTGATAAAAAGGGGTACCTCAACTACCTGTCTGGCCACGAGAGATATGAATGTATTAAAGGTATGCCCGTGCATAACGTTGCAACAGGGGTACAGGAACAACTATAAACTAACTCCAATCCAAACAATCAACCAATGAATGTGCTCACAGACACCCTAAGGAAAGTCTATGTATTCATCTTTGCGCGCAAAGCACTCTACTCCTTTAATCTGCTGTTATATAAGCTAAGTATGAGAGGCCTGGGGATCATGAATCACGAGAATGATGATATCAGCGGAGAAAACGCTTTTGTTAAATATATGCTCTCCACCGGTAGATTCAACTCAGGTGTGATCCTGGATGTAGGTGCTAATATCGGCGGCTATTCTGTCATGTTGCGCAATAAAAAGGTATCGCTTCCTATTTATGCATTCGAACCTCACCCTGTTGCATTTAATAAACTGGAAGAAGCAGCTTCTGTACATCATTTTATTCCTGTGCAGAAGGGCGCCGGAGAAACTGCGTTGACCACCTATATTTATGACTATGTGGAAAACAAAGGTTCTGAACACGCCAGTATGTATAAAGAAGTGATTGCCGACTTTCGTAAAAGCGAAGTGGAGGAAATACCGATCGATCTGACGACAATCGACGAGTTCATCGAAGATAACAGACTGTCCAGGATCGCTTTGCTGAAAATAGATACCGAAGGAAACGAACTGAATGTATTGAAAGGTGCACGTAAAGCCATCGAAGAAGGTCGCATCAGTGTTATTCAGATCGAGTTCAATGAGATGAATGTCATCTCACGTACCTTCTTTAAAGATATCATCGACATTCTGCCGGGATATGACTTTTACCGCCTGCTACCAGATGGTCTGAAAGCCCTGGGTGAATACAATGTAGCCGCCTTTGAAATCTTTGCTTTTCAAAATATTGTGGCTATAAAGCATTGATAATTATATAGTTTTATTACTTCCTCCAAATAATTTTGAAGTGCGCAGAAAAAGTGCGCACATTGTCCTGAATATTGCATTATTATTATAACCAATAACAAATGCATATGAACAGGATTAATGGTAACGATCTGTTAGCTATCGGTTTTACTCAGGGAAAAATATTGGGCCTTGCGCTGGAAGTACTGGAAAAGCATTACCAGGACGCTGACCGTGATATGGTTTTATCTATGATGAAAGCCTTGGCAGAAAAACCGGAGTTATACCTGGATCATGAGATACTGGAAGACCTGGCGACTAAGATGAT contains the following coding sequences:
- a CDS encoding FkbM family methyltransferase — encoded protein: MNVLTDTLRKVYVFIFARKALYSFNLLLYKLSMRGLGIMNHENDDISGENAFVKYMLSTGRFNSGVILDVGANIGGYSVMLRNKKVSLPIYAFEPHPVAFNKLEEAASVHHFIPVQKGAGETALTTYIYDYVENKGSEHASMYKEVIADFRKSEVEEIPIDLTTIDEFIEDNRLSRIALLKIDTEGNELNVLKGARKAIEEGRISVIQIEFNEMNVISRTFFKDIIDILPGYDFYRLLPDGLKALGEYNVAAFEIFAFQNIVAIKH
- a CDS encoding acyltransferase family protein, with product MTPNTSSPRYFFSLDAIRGFAALIVVLCHWQFYFYTDQTLQTKPLEELGLPLFPFLSIFYHHAFFAVDLFFLLSGFIFFWFYADKIADRKTPFGNFMCYRITRLYPVHLLTLIAIALIQYVMFSMNGHTFIIQNNDTYHFLLNFLVIHSWGFEKTPALNGFNGPSWSVSVELLLYLLFFLIAWRKLHRNKGLIVAMIVAGAVIQYIYSMIGQGIYSFFLGGLTYHIYAWMVEKKKLRRIANGVTIAAFVLWVIVVSEYAFSYIRDFSMPLLKTLLPGKDEAFHTALFNLSRNTFFRTIISPITILTLALTETTRGGLKIKWMLVLGNASYALYLLHFPLMVTFFIMVDMLGISREVFHSPLTLLIFYAVLIPLSILTHYYFELPIQELFRKRLLRKPAPVPVTAVNNQITT
- a CDS encoding polysaccharide biosynthesis/export family protein; amino-acid sequence: MIARIHLLLFIASALLTGCVNTKKITYFNDLEKINGIETANRLQSFKVQPGDILQITITTIDKDISLILNPTAVSSTPMSQQGMDPGYIVDSAGFVSLPLIGKVHVKDKTTSEINDIITQELNKTIRNPYVSTRVANFRVSVLGDVAHPGSYRVAGERASLLDALSMAGDMNPTAVRNDIMIIREVNGEKTYVSLNLNDGKTLASPYYYLNNNDVIYVKPGSNKLFGTSKLVQLLPAAIGILSLITTIVIVSVK